A region of Rhodamnia argentea isolate NSW1041297 chromosome 9, ASM2092103v1, whole genome shotgun sequence DNA encodes the following proteins:
- the LOC115728721 gene encoding putative invertase inhibitor: MSPCPSVSLFLVFFLTVLHAASADGGNTSIIHETCKKCAQEDPNVGYKFCVASLESNPMSHCADLRGLGLISIKLLRHNVTETRSYVKKLLKSKKTDPFIKACLQDCLELYTDAVLTLEEATRAYKVERYEEANVDLSSVMDAPTTCEDGFAEKGAASPLAERNKDAFRLSALALSIVTMLSRSSH, translated from the coding sequence ATGAGTCCCTGCCCTTCCGTCTCTCTCTTCCTCGTCTTCTTTCTCACCGTCCTCCACGCCGCATCTGCAGATGGCGGGAACACCAGCATAATCCACGAAACATGCAAGAAATGCGCGCAAGAAGACCCCAACGTCGGCTACAAGTTCTGCGTTGCGTCTCTCGAGTCAAACCCGATGAGCCACTGCGCCGACCTCCGGGGGCTCGGCCTCATCTCCATCAAGCTGCTGCGGCACAACGTGACCGAGACGAGGTCTTACGTCAAGAAGCTTCTGAAGAGCAAGAAGACGGATCCATTCATCAAAGCATGCTTGCAAGATTGCTTGGAGCTGTACACCGACGCGGTCCTGACGCTCGAAGAGGCGACCAGAGCCTACAAGGTTGAGAGGTACGAGGAAGCGAACGTCGACCTGAGCTCGGTGATGGATGCGCCAACCACGTGCGAGGACGGGTTTGCGGAGAAAGGCGCGGCGTCGCCGTTGGCCGAGAGGAACAAGGACGCGTTCCGGTTGTCGGCTTTGGCTCTCTCGATTGTTACGATGCTCTCGCGTTCTTCCCATTAG
- the LOC115732677 gene encoding putative invertase inhibitor, with protein sequence MLNRLSPTSSRTIAEVCGLKPPNMNFDYCVKALGSDPRSQTADVRGLGLIAFNLLESSVTSTGSYVQQLLKQKWEPYVQKCLSDCSDLYSDSVESTKGAVGAYQALLYPGVQFSATTVSTDADKCEGQFKEKQGATLPLTKRNGDVTQQFYIELAILAIVRGS encoded by the coding sequence ATGCTGAATCGACTGTCACCGACGTCGTCGCGGACAATTGCTGAAGTGTGCGGCCTCAAGCCCCCGAACATGAACTTCGACTACTGTGTGAAGGCTCTCGGGTCAGACCCAAGGAGCCAAACGGCCGACGTTCGAGGCTTGGGCCTCATCGCGTTTAACCTGCTAGAAAGCAGCGTCACGAGCACGGGCTCGTACGTTCAGCAGCTGCTGAAGCAGAAGTGGGAGCCGTACGTGCAGAAGTGCCTGTCTGATTGCTCGGACCTGTACTCGGACTCGGTCGAGTCCACGAAAGGGGCGGTTGGGGCGTACCAGGCACTGCTATATCCCGGCGTTCAGTTCTCGGCGACCACGGTGTCTACGGATGCGGACAAGTGTGAGGGTCAGTTCAAGGAGAAGCAGGGCGCGACCTTGCCGTTGACGAAACGGAACGGAGACGTGACGCAGCAGTTTTACATAGAACTCGCCATTCTTGCGATTGTTAGGGGGTCGTGA